The following is a genomic window from Chloroflexota bacterium.
CAGTAATGCCCACGGCAATGGTCTCGGAAGAAGACTGGGCTCGCACTATCAGTACCAATCTGAGCAGCGTCTTTCTCGGTTCGAAGTATGCTATCCCCTTCATGCTGGATCAAGGCGGAGGCGTTATCATCAACACTTCATCCACTATGGGGTTGGCTGGGAAAGCTAATATAGCGCCGTACGCCTGCACCAAGGCAGGGATCATCTCGCTGACCAAGACAATGGCAGCGGAATATGGCCCTTTCAACATTCGGGTTAATTGCATCTGTCCTGGTGTGATCTACACGCCAATGGGGGGGCCTTCTGCTGACATCATGGACATGAATTATGTGCCCTTACGAAGGGCAGGACAGCCGGAGGACATCGCCAAAGCGGCTCTCTATCTGGCCTCCGATGATGCGCAATTCGTCACAGGTATAGCTCTCGTGGTGGATGGTGGTTGGGTAGCCGAAGTGATTTTCCCCTTCAAGGGAGGGCCGCAACCTCCACAGCAGTAGAGTCGTGCATCTTCTGACCGCCGGGAACACCCCCACCACTCATGCGACAGGAGATGGCAACGTGAAGGGTGGGGGGGTGCCTGTACCTCATACACAGCAATGAGGCTCTTTCTCATAATGGGGATGGCGAAGAGGGGCACACCGGATCGAATTTGTCCACCGTAGGGCGTGTTTCCCAACCTGCCCGACCGTCACGGGCGGGTCAGGAAACCCGACCTACTCGCTG
Proteins encoded in this region:
- a CDS encoding SDR family oxidoreductase, with translation MGKLDAKVALITGAGSGIGRATALLFAREGAKVVVVDYVPAGGRETVKLIKKAKGEAIFLEADVSKSADVQKMIKVTVDSYKRIDILYNNAGIQGPVMPTAMVSEEDWARTISTNLSSVFLGSKYAIPFMLDQGGGVIINTSSTMGLAGKANIAPYACTKAGIISLTKTMAAEYGPFNIRVNCICPGVIYTPMGGPSADIMDMNYVPLRRAGQPEDIAKAALYLASDDAQFVTGIALVVDGGWVAEVIFPFKGGPQPPQQ